In Sphingopyxis sp. CCNWLW2, a single window of DNA contains:
- a CDS encoding Rossmann-like and DUF2520 domain-containing protein, with protein sequence MDNPPSRQFGIIGAGRVAQALAIAFAAHSAAPPLLWSRSPEHTRAAAARVGCADVAAGADRVMAACDIIAIAVSDDALAEVASGMRKMLPTDRTPFVFHVSGRSGAAILEPVRAAGGLTAAVHPAMTFTGHPESEARRMAGARFAITGSTPEATGQAKQIVGLLNGVAVEIAEERRALYHAALCHASNHLVTLIASASDALADAGVDDPAALLAPLVRAALENSLDQGFEGLSGPLLRGDDRTIGGHIDALAAYSPKLLPAYRAMALATVDELKRTGTGVSSRLTALDSLLAVP encoded by the coding sequence ATGGACAATCCCCCATCCCGCCAGTTCGGTATCATCGGCGCGGGCCGCGTCGCGCAGGCGCTCGCCATCGCGTTCGCAGCGCATTCGGCCGCCCCGCCGCTGCTCTGGAGCCGCTCCCCCGAACATACACGCGCTGCCGCGGCGCGGGTCGGCTGTGCCGACGTCGCCGCGGGCGCCGATCGCGTGATGGCCGCGTGCGACATCATCGCTATCGCGGTGTCGGACGACGCCTTGGCAGAGGTTGCCTCTGGCATGAGAAAGATGCTGCCGACGGACCGCACACCCTTCGTCTTCCACGTCAGCGGGCGCAGCGGCGCGGCGATTCTCGAACCGGTCCGCGCGGCGGGCGGGCTGACGGCTGCGGTGCATCCCGCGATGACCTTCACCGGACACCCCGAAAGCGAGGCCCGGCGCATGGCCGGGGCACGGTTCGCGATTACCGGCTCGACGCCCGAAGCCACCGGCCAGGCCAAACAAATTGTCGGCCTGTTGAACGGCGTCGCCGTCGAAATCGCCGAGGAACGGCGCGCGCTCTATCACGCCGCATTGTGCCATGCGTCGAACCATCTGGTGACGCTGATCGCCAGTGCATCGGACGCGCTGGCCGACGCCGGGGTCGACGATCCGGCGGCGCTGCTCGCTCCGCTTGTCCGGGCAGCGCTGGAAAACAGTCTCGATCAGGGTTTTGAAGGTTTATCGGGGCCGTTGCTGCGCGGCGACGACCGGACGATCGGCGGCCATATCGACGCGCTCGCCGCCTATTCGCCGAAGCTTCTGCCCGCCTATCGCGCAATGGCGCTCGCGACGGTCGACGAGTTGAAGCGCACCGGAACCGGCGTTTCCTCCCGCCTCACCGCACTGGACAGCCTGCTCGCTGTTCCCTAA
- a CDS encoding ParD-like family protein, whose translation MGIVKIDDDLHEEARRASTVMCRSINAQAEFWMKIGMLAEANPTLSFNDIVQSQLVAAQLRLADAAAA comes from the coding sequence GTGGGCATTGTGAAAATCGACGACGACCTGCATGAGGAAGCGCGGCGCGCCAGCACGGTGATGTGCCGGTCGATCAATGCGCAGGCCGAGTTCTGGATGAAGATCGGTATGCTGGCCGAAGCCAATCCGACGCTGTCCTTCAACGATATCGTGCAGTCGCAACTCGTTGCGGCGCAGTTGCGCCTCGCGGATGCGGCCGCCGCCTGA
- the map gene encoding type I methionyl aminopeptidase, which yields MVKTPDELALMRVSGKLLASVFEMLDGLDLTGMSTMQVNELVDRFISVDLAARPASKGQYGFKYVLNCSINHVVCHGVPDPDEIIRDGDIINLDITLEKNGFIADSSKTYLVGDVPPAARWLARVAQEAMWKGIGQVRPGAYLGDIGFAIERHAKKNGYSVVREYCGHGIGREMHEEPQVLNYGRPGTGLKLREGMVFTIEPMVNQGTRKVTTARDGWTVVTNDRKLSAQFEHTVAVTSSGVEVLTLRRDETPMLERRG from the coding sequence ATGGTCAAGACCCCGGACGAACTGGCGCTGATGCGCGTATCGGGCAAGCTGCTGGCGTCGGTTTTCGAAATGCTGGACGGGCTGGACCTGACCGGCATGTCGACGATGCAGGTCAACGAGCTCGTCGATCGCTTCATCAGCGTGGACCTTGCCGCGCGTCCGGCAAGCAAGGGGCAGTATGGCTTCAAATATGTCCTGAACTGCTCGATCAACCATGTCGTCTGTCACGGCGTGCCCGATCCGGACGAGATCATCCGCGACGGCGACATCATCAACCTCGACATCACACTCGAAAAGAACGGCTTTATCGCCGATTCGAGCAAGACCTATCTGGTGGGCGATGTTCCGCCGGCGGCGAGATGGCTGGCGCGCGTCGCGCAGGAGGCCATGTGGAAGGGCATCGGTCAGGTGCGCCCCGGGGCGTATCTGGGGGACATCGGCTTCGCGATCGAGCGGCATGCCAAAAAGAACGGCTATTCGGTCGTGCGAGAATATTGCGGGCACGGCATCGGTCGCGAGATGCACGAGGAGCCGCAGGTGCTGAATTACGGAAGGCCGGGAACGGGCCTGAAGCTGCGCGAGGGCATGGTCTTTACCATCGAGCCGATGGTGAACCAGGGCACCCGCAAGGTCACGACGGCACGCGACGGATGGACCGTCGTGACCAACGACCGGAAACTCTCCGCGCAATTCGAACATACGGTCGCGGTGACGAGCAGTGGCGTCGAGGTCCTGACGCTGCGCCGCGACGAGACGCCGATGCTGGAACGGCGGGGGTAA
- a CDS encoding septal ring lytic transglycosylase RlpA family protein, with product MHAYPTIRLASAAAAILVLSACAGGKFRPVADAPVRIGPAYSIRGTTYVPAAAPAYDAVGYASWYGSESGNRTANGEQFRPGWITAAHTTLPLPTYVEVTALDTGRRVIVRVNDRGPFALGRIIDLSRGAAEELGIKARGHAPVRVRRVEPSEKDRKRLREGKPAAGLRPLSGQELQQLRGQLPARGR from the coding sequence ATGCACGCATATCCCACAATCCGGCTGGCGAGCGCCGCCGCGGCGATCCTGGTTCTTTCCGCCTGTGCCGGCGGCAAGTTCCGGCCCGTGGCCGACGCGCCGGTCCGGATCGGGCCAGCCTATTCGATCCGTGGCACGACCTATGTGCCCGCCGCCGCCCCGGCCTATGACGCGGTCGGCTATGCCAGCTGGTACGGGAGCGAGTCCGGCAACCGCACCGCCAATGGCGAGCAATTCCGTCCGGGCTGGATTACCGCGGCACACACGACGCTGCCTTTGCCGACCTATGTCGAGGTGACCGCGCTGGACACAGGGCGCCGCGTCATCGTGCGCGTCAACGATCGCGGACCCTTTGCGCTGGGCCGGATCATCGACCTGTCGCGCGGCGCGGCCGAAGAGCTCGGTATCAAAGCACGGGGCCATGCCCCGGTGCGCGTACGCCGGGTCGAACCGTCAGAAAAGGACCGCAAACGGCTTCGCGAGGGCAAGCCCGCCGCGGGGCTCCGGCCTTTGTCGGGGCAGGAGCTGCAACAGCTCCGCGGGCAGCTTCCGGCGAGAGGGCGCTGA
- a CDS encoding MFS transporter: protein MAPYRAHRRILAASLVGTAVEFYDFYIYGTAAALVFGPLFFPAESASAQLMYSFMTFGLAFFARPVGAIVFGHYGDRIGRKSTLVASLMLMGASTLLIAFLPTYAMVGWVAPLLLCILRFGQGFGLGGEWGGAALLAVENAPPGWKSRFGMFPQLGAPVGFIAANGLFLLLGLGLSDADFAAWGWRIPFLLSAVLVGLGLWVRLKITETPDFAEALETDAPVAVPIGDLFRHHLVATLAGTFAVVACFAIFYLATSFALGHGTQALGYPKEQFLLIQLGAILFMAVGIIFAGYVSDASSEQRVLTWGCGATVLVGFVFGPALASGSWLLIFLGLATALFVMGLVYGPLGSWLTGLFPVHVRYTGASVAFNAGGILGGAMAPIIAQALAEWGGTGTVGFYLAIAGVVSWLGLLMVRRQGIRRDA, encoded by the coding sequence CTGGCACCCTATCGCGCGCATCGCCGCATCTTGGCCGCAAGCCTCGTCGGCACCGCGGTCGAATTCTATGATTTCTATATTTACGGCACTGCGGCCGCGCTCGTGTTCGGGCCGCTCTTCTTTCCGGCCGAGTCCGCATCGGCGCAGCTGATGTACAGCTTCATGACGTTCGGGCTCGCCTTCTTTGCGCGGCCGGTCGGGGCGATCGTCTTCGGCCATTATGGTGACCGGATCGGGCGCAAGTCGACGCTCGTCGCTTCGCTGATGCTGATGGGCGCCTCGACTTTGCTGATCGCCTTTCTGCCGACCTATGCGATGGTCGGCTGGGTTGCGCCGCTCTTGCTCTGCATCCTGCGCTTTGGGCAGGGGTTCGGGCTCGGCGGCGAGTGGGGCGGGGCGGCGTTGCTCGCGGTCGAGAATGCGCCGCCGGGATGGAAATCGCGCTTCGGCATGTTCCCGCAGCTCGGCGCGCCGGTCGGTTTCATCGCGGCGAACGGGCTGTTCCTGCTACTGGGGCTGGGCCTCAGCGACGCCGATTTCGCCGCGTGGGGCTGGCGCATTCCGTTCCTGCTGTCGGCGGTGCTCGTCGGGCTGGGGCTATGGGTGCGGCTCAAGATCACCGAGACGCCGGACTTCGCCGAGGCGCTGGAGACGGACGCGCCGGTCGCGGTGCCGATCGGTGATCTGTTCCGCCATCATCTGGTTGCGACGCTCGCGGGGACGTTCGCGGTCGTCGCATGTTTCGCGATCTTCTATCTCGCGACGAGCTTCGCGCTCGGGCACGGGACGCAGGCGCTTGGATATCCCAAGGAGCAGTTCCTGCTGATCCAGCTCGGCGCGATCCTGTTCATGGCGGTGGGAATCATTTTCGCAGGCTATGTCAGCGACGCGTCGAGCGAACAGCGCGTATTGACCTGGGGCTGCGGCGCGACGGTGCTTGTCGGGTTTGTGTTCGGGCCGGCGCTGGCGTCGGGAAGCTGGCTGCTCATCTTCCTTGGTCTCGCGACGGCGCTCTTTGTGATGGGGCTCGTTTACGGCCCGCTCGGCAGCTGGCTGACCGGCCTGTTCCCTGTGCATGTCCGCTATACGGGCGCATCGGTCGCGTTCAACGCGGGCGGGATATTGGGCGGCGCGATGGCGCCGATCATCGCGCAGGCGCTCGCCGAATGGGGCGGGACGGGGACCGTAGGCTTCTATCTTGCGATCGCGGGCGTGGTGAGCTGGCTGGGTCTGCTGATGGTCCGGCGACAGGGGATCAGGCGGGATGCCTGA
- a CDS encoding DMT family transporter gives MTAPINLRMGGAEWGMLILLSILWGGSFFFLGVALSEVPPFTLVLARLGLSSLLMLGFMAVTRRVMPRRAGLWSALFLLALLNTALPFSLFAYAQTQIASGLASILNATTPLWGVIVAHLFTPDEKATPAKLVGVGAGIAGVAVMIGGGALSGIGASFSAQLACLGATFCYALAGVYGRRFRAWGVGPLDVATGQLAAGTLLILPVALFVDAPWRLALPGTTTLFAIGGLALLSTTVAYFLYFSLIARAGATNALLVTLLIPVTAILLGTLLLGEVLLPRHWVGMALIAAGLVAIDGRLVDRFRVRHPA, from the coding sequence ATGACAGCACCGATCAACCTCCGGATGGGCGGTGCCGAATGGGGCATGTTGATCCTGCTCTCAATCCTGTGGGGAGGTTCCTTCTTCTTTCTCGGCGTAGCGTTGAGCGAGGTTCCGCCCTTCACCCTCGTCCTCGCCCGCCTTGGCCTCTCATCGCTGCTGATGCTCGGTTTCATGGCCGTCACGCGCCGCGTTATGCCGCGCCGCGCCGGGCTCTGGTCCGCGCTTTTCCTTCTCGCGCTGCTCAACACCGCGCTCCCTTTCTCGCTTTTCGCCTATGCACAGACCCAGATCGCGAGCGGCCTTGCCTCGATCCTCAACGCGACCACCCCGCTCTGGGGCGTGATCGTCGCGCATCTTTTCACCCCCGACGAAAAGGCCACGCCCGCGAAACTCGTGGGGGTCGGCGCGGGCATCGCCGGGGTCGCAGTGATGATCGGCGGCGGCGCGCTGTCGGGGATCGGCGCCAGCTTCTCCGCACAACTGGCCTGCCTTGGCGCGACCTTCTGCTACGCGCTCGCCGGGGTCTACGGCCGCCGGTTCCGCGCCTGGGGTGTCGGCCCGCTCGACGTCGCGACGGGGCAGCTTGCCGCGGGCACGCTTCTCATTTTGCCGGTCGCGCTGTTCGTCGATGCCCCCTGGCGGCTTGCACTTCCCGGCACGACCACGCTCTTCGCAATCGGCGGGCTCGCGCTGCTTTCGACAACGGTCGCCTATTTCCTCTATTTCAGTCTGATCGCGCGCGCCGGTGCGACCAACGCGCTGCTCGTCACGCTCCTCATTCCGGTAACCGCAATCCTGCTCGGCACCCTGCTGCTCGGCGAAGTGCTACTGCCGCGGCACTGGGTCGGTATGGCGCTGATCGCCGCCGGGCTCGTTGCGATCGACGGCCGTCTCGTTGACCGTTTTCGCGTCAGGCATCCCGCCTGA
- the rsmD gene encoding 16S rRNA (guanine(966)-N(2))-methyltransferase RsmD — protein MRVIAGEWRGRKLLAPKNDATRPTADRTRETLFSMLTSRVGSFEGLVVADLFAGSGALGIEALSRGAAQCLFAEQDRDALDVLRKNLGVLEATARADIRAGSVMSLGPAKRTYDLLLLDAPYDTGAGSVALDKLNRLGWIGPDSWVSIETAHNETVEVAGFEIDATRKVGKAKLTLLVPAGRL, from the coding sequence ATGCGCGTCATCGCTGGCGAATGGCGCGGCCGCAAGCTGCTCGCGCCCAAGAACGACGCGACGCGCCCGACTGCCGACCGCACGCGCGAGACGCTCTTCTCGATGCTGACGAGCCGCGTCGGCAGTTTCGAGGGGCTTGTTGTCGCCGACCTTTTTGCAGGGTCGGGCGCGCTTGGGATCGAGGCGCTGTCGCGCGGCGCGGCGCAATGCCTGTTCGCCGAGCAGGATCGCGACGCGCTCGATGTGTTGCGCAAGAATCTGGGCGTTCTGGAAGCGACCGCGCGCGCCGACATCCGCGCCGGCTCGGTGATGAGCCTTGGCCCCGCCAAACGCACCTATGATCTGCTGTTGCTCGACGCACCCTACGACACCGGAGCGGGCAGCGTGGCGCTCGACAAGCTCAACCGCCTCGGCTGGATCGGCCCTGACAGCTGGGTGTCGATCGAGACCGCACACAATGAAACGGTCGAGGTCGCGGGCTTCGAAATCGATGCGACACGCAAGGTTGGCAAGGCGAAGCTGACGCTGCTTGTGCCCGCGGGCCGGCTTTGA
- a CDS encoding pseudouridine synthase has protein sequence MTTRRPPRSTPRPTADRDAPKGRRAARGATTALKTKPAEAEREDGPQRIAKLLARAGVGSRRDVERMVEEGRIALNGQVIVHPAPLLTSLEGLTVDGNPVAKPVSTRLYRFNKPAGCITAARDPKGRKTIYDLLPKDLPRLMPVGRLDYNTEGLLLLTNDGEFKRQLELPASGVERTYRARAFGDISQAQLEELAMGIEIDGVRYGKIDANLERRTGRNQWVEMTLTEGKNREVRKVLEHFGLQVSRLIRTRYGAFELGGMPLGAVDVVPRDELFKFRRHLG, from the coding sequence ATGACGACACGCCGCCCGCCCCGCTCGACGCCTCGCCCCACCGCAGACCGCGACGCCCCCAAAGGCCGCCGCGCCGCACGCGGCGCCACAACCGCGCTCAAGACCAAACCCGCCGAGGCCGAACGCGAGGACGGACCGCAGCGCATCGCCAAGCTGCTCGCGCGCGCCGGCGTCGGATCACGTCGCGATGTCGAGCGTATGGTCGAGGAAGGACGCATCGCGCTGAACGGCCAGGTCATCGTCCACCCCGCACCGCTGCTCACCTCGCTCGAAGGGTTGACCGTCGACGGCAATCCCGTCGCGAAACCCGTCTCGACGCGCCTCTACCGCTTCAACAAGCCGGCGGGCTGCATCACCGCGGCGCGCGATCCCAAAGGCCGCAAGACAATCTACGATCTGCTGCCCAAGGATCTGCCGCGCCTGATGCCGGTCGGCCGCCTCGACTATAATACCGAGGGGCTCTTGCTCCTCACCAACGACGGCGAGTTCAAGCGACAGCTCGAACTGCCCGCGAGCGGGGTCGAGCGCACCTATCGCGCCCGCGCCTTCGGCGACATCAGCCAGGCGCAGCTCGAGGAACTCGCGATGGGGATCGAGATCGACGGCGTCCGCTACGGCAAGATCGACGCCAATCTCGAACGCCGCACGGGTCGCAACCAGTGGGTCGAAATGACGCTGACCGAAGGCAAGAACCGCGAAGTCCGCAAGGTGCTCGAACATTTCGGACTCCAGGTCAGCCGCCTGATCCGCACCCGTTACGGCGCGTTCGAACTCGGCGGAATGCCGCTCGGTGCGGTCGATGTCGTCCCGCGCGACGAATTGTTCAAATTCCGGCGGCACCTCGGCTGA
- a CDS encoding response regulator transcription factor, with the protein MAMLKGVIMLFVHRPSCIKRLLIIEDDPLTAFDNEHTLKLGGYDIVATVDSGEAAVAIMAAEPIDAIVLDLGLAGHMTGREVARLARDRGIAVLLVTGQCPEDGADIAVACLGKPHSASALVAALRAVETMACKNQAPRKVSGLTTFWRPAAA; encoded by the coding sequence ATGGCGATGTTAAAGGGAGTCATCATGCTCTTCGTCCACCGCCCGTCCTGTATCAAGCGGTTGCTGATCATCGAGGATGATCCGCTGACCGCGTTCGACAATGAGCACACGCTGAAACTCGGCGGGTACGACATCGTCGCAACGGTCGATTCGGGCGAGGCCGCGGTGGCGATCATGGCCGCCGAGCCGATCGATGCGATCGTTCTGGACCTTGGCCTTGCAGGACATATGACGGGGCGTGAAGTCGCCCGGCTGGCGCGCGATCGCGGCATCGCAGTGCTGCTGGTGACCGGCCAATGTCCCGAGGACGGCGCCGACATTGCGGTCGCCTGCCTCGGCAAGCCGCACAGTGCGTCGGCGCTCGTCGCGGCGCTGCGCGCGGTCGAGACGATGGCGTGCAAGAATCAGGCGCCGCGCAAGGTCAGCGGCCTCACCACCTTCTGGCGCCCCGCTGCGGCGTGA
- a CDS encoding AmpG family muropeptide MFS transporter, producing the protein MATDAAMPAPKGWRDSLRPYLEPAPLAALFLGISSGFPFAMIGATLTTRLAQDGIEKSSVTAFALTFLAYNLKWAWAPAIDRFRIPILGRIGQRRSWLILVGALVFVAVSVLGNLDPKASLAVVALAAIAVGLAGATYDIVIDAYRIELLAPEQLGTGSGMSQYGWRIGAAVAGALALVVAERAGWGVAYMVCAALVLPAIITGLVMGEPERKIERHWPAFLSRAHYALFIGSFPVAFLIARQIDLWLGVDILTLMVLVGYLFPLFDLSARRARDIGWNGHINWIIALPALALVAVLAADWGTIAAYVGSTLLWVVLAVGALVIGALVALPTKSREGQAADKGAVGPLAEFFSREGAILILFFLLLHKIGDTLANLTFRLLFEDLGYTNDEIAFYDVGLGFWALLAGVFVGGIIYARLGMKKSVLLSLVLMAISNFSFAGLAAAGHSNWGMAGAIGFENFASGIGGVCVVAYLSALADLRFTATHFALFSAAASILGRFLTGTSAGKLIEQFGYVDFYLLTTALAVPGILIFWWMMRSGLVDRSIGTAGEVEIPEASPQAVSPETAGSR; encoded by the coding sequence ATGGCGACAGATGCGGCGATGCCGGCACCGAAGGGGTGGCGCGACAGTCTGCGGCCCTATCTGGAGCCCGCACCCCTGGCCGCGCTGTTTCTTGGCATATCGTCGGGGTTCCCGTTCGCGATGATCGGCGCGACGCTGACGACACGGCTCGCACAGGACGGGATCGAGAAGTCTTCCGTCACCGCCTTTGCGCTGACTTTTCTCGCCTATAATCTGAAATGGGCGTGGGCCCCCGCGATCGACCGATTTCGCATCCCCATCCTCGGGCGGATCGGCCAGCGGCGATCGTGGCTGATCCTTGTCGGCGCGCTTGTTTTCGTCGCTGTATCGGTGCTGGGCAATCTCGATCCGAAGGCTTCGCTGGCGGTCGTCGCGCTCGCGGCGATCGCGGTCGGGCTCGCCGGCGCGACCTATGACATCGTGATCGACGCCTATCGAATCGAACTGCTGGCGCCCGAACAATTGGGTACGGGGTCGGGCATGTCGCAATATGGCTGGCGCATCGGTGCGGCGGTGGCGGGCGCCCTGGCATTGGTCGTCGCCGAACGCGCCGGTTGGGGCGTTGCCTATATGGTGTGCGCGGCGCTGGTCCTCCCGGCAATCATCACGGGGTTGGTGATGGGCGAGCCCGAACGCAAGATTGAGCGCCATTGGCCGGCGTTCCTGTCGCGTGCCCACTACGCGCTCTTCATTGGCAGCTTCCCGGTCGCGTTTCTGATCGCGCGGCAGATCGACCTATGGCTCGGCGTCGACATCCTGACGCTGATGGTCCTGGTCGGATATTTGTTCCCGCTGTTCGACCTGAGTGCCCGGCGCGCCCGCGACATCGGGTGGAACGGGCACATCAACTGGATCATCGCGCTGCCGGCGCTGGCGTTGGTCGCCGTGCTGGCGGCGGATTGGGGGACGATCGCGGCCTATGTCGGGTCGACGCTTCTTTGGGTCGTCCTTGCCGTTGGCGCGCTCGTCATCGGGGCGCTGGTCGCGCTGCCGACCAAATCGCGCGAAGGGCAGGCCGCCGACAAGGGCGCCGTCGGGCCGCTGGCGGAATTTTTCTCGCGCGAGGGGGCGATCCTGATCCTCTTCTTCCTGCTGCTCCACAAGATCGGCGACACGCTCGCCAACCTGACCTTCCGGCTCTTGTTCGAGGATCTCGGCTACACCAACGACGAAATCGCCTTTTACGATGTCGGCCTGGGGTTCTGGGCGTTGCTCGCCGGGGTGTTCGTCGGCGGGATCATCTACGCGCGGCTCGGTATGAAAAAGTCGGTGTTACTCAGCCTTGTCCTGATGGCGATTTCGAATTTCAGCTTTGCGGGCCTTGCCGCCGCCGGGCACAGCAATTGGGGCATGGCCGGCGCGATCGGGTTCGAGAATTTTGCCAGCGGGATCGGCGGCGTCTGCGTTGTCGCCTATCTGTCGGCGCTCGCCGATCTGCGCTTTACCGCGACCCACTTTGCGCTCTTCTCGGCCGCTGCGAGTATCCTCGGGCGGTTCCTCACCGGGACCAGCGCGGGCAAGCTGATCGAACAGTTCGGCTATGTCGATTTCTATCTGCTGACCACCGCTTTGGCGGTTCCCGGAATCCTGATCTTCTGGTGGATGATGCGGTCGGGGCTCGTCGATCGCTCGATCGGTACGGCGGGCGAGGTCGAGATACCCGAGGCATCGCCTCAGGCCGTCAGTCCGGAAACTGCAGGTTCGCGCTGA
- a CDS encoding bifunctional folylpolyglutamate synthase/dihydrofolate synthase yields MPDHAHSSDPAVQTQLDRLAALSPGRDILGLERIAELCARLGNPQLQLPRTFHVAGTNGKGSTCAYLRAILEASGRHVHAYTSPHLVRFNERIRLAGTLIDDTLLAALLEEVLDEAADLQASFFEVTTAAAFLAFARIPADDCIIEVGLGGRLDATNIIPPPAVCGIASLGIDHEAFLLAPETGTPDDPAIRIAWEKAGIIKADTPVATFDYPPGVRDIIAAKVASVGATLFPEGNGWTIEANGDSFRWTSKLGSVAEPMRPRMAGPHQMRNAGLAIAMLRLAPGSQPTDEAIARGVAGAFWPARMQRLGTGPLAALLPGGTEIWLDGAHNVDAGLALARQFATEPRRVHLITGMLANKDPAAIVAPLAERLASLTVVPVPGHEHHGAAAFGADAKAAASVADALGDLTVDPAREIVLIAGSLYLAGEVLSANLQFPD; encoded by the coding sequence ATGCCCGACCACGCCCATAGCTCAGACCCCGCGGTTCAAACACAACTCGATCGCCTCGCAGCCCTGTCGCCAGGCCGCGACATCCTCGGGTTGGAGCGCATCGCCGAACTTTGCGCGCGCCTCGGCAACCCGCAGCTCCAGCTCCCGCGCACCTTCCATGTTGCGGGCACCAACGGCAAGGGATCGACCTGCGCCTACCTCCGCGCGATCCTCGAGGCGAGCGGACGGCACGTCCACGCTTACACCAGCCCGCACCTCGTGCGCTTCAACGAACGCATCCGCCTCGCCGGAACGCTGATCGACGACACGCTGCTCGCCGCCTTGCTCGAAGAAGTGCTTGACGAGGCGGCCGACCTGCAAGCCAGCTTCTTCGAAGTCACCACCGCCGCTGCCTTCCTCGCCTTCGCGCGCATTCCCGCCGACGATTGCATCATCGAGGTGGGCCTCGGCGGACGGCTCGACGCGACCAACATCATTCCGCCGCCGGCGGTCTGCGGCATCGCCTCGCTCGGCATCGACCATGAAGCCTTCCTGCTCGCTCCCGAAACGGGAACGCCCGACGATCCGGCGATACGCATCGCGTGGGAAAAGGCGGGTATCATCAAAGCCGACACGCCCGTCGCAACGTTCGACTATCCGCCGGGCGTGCGCGACATTATCGCCGCCAAGGTCGCCTCTGTCGGCGCCACGCTATTTCCCGAAGGGAACGGGTGGACGATAGAGGCCAACGGCGACAGCTTTCGCTGGACCTCGAAACTGGGTTCGGTCGCAGAGCCGATGCGTCCGCGCATGGCCGGGCCGCACCAGATGCGCAACGCCGGGCTCGCCATCGCGATGCTGCGCCTCGCGCCCGGCTCGCAGCCGACCGACGAAGCGATCGCTCGCGGCGTCGCGGGCGCCTTTTGGCCTGCCCGCATGCAGCGCCTCGGCACCGGCCCCCTCGCCGCACTGTTGCCCGGCGGCACCGAAATCTGGCTCGACGGCGCGCATAATGTCGACGCCGGGCTCGCGCTCGCACGCCAGTTCGCCACCGAGCCGCGGCGCGTCCACCTGATCACCGGCATGCTCGCGAACAAGGACCCGGCAGCGATCGTCGCGCCGCTGGCCGAACGCCTCGCCAGTCTGACCGTCGTCCCTGTTCCGGGGCACGAGCATCATGGCGCCGCCGCGTTTGGCGCCGATGCAAAGGCGGCCGCTTCGGTTGCCGACGCGCTGGGCGATCTTACAGTCGATCCGGCACGCGAAATTGTCCTGATCGCGGGCTCGCTCTATCTCGCCGGCGAAGTGCTCAGCGCGAACCTGCAGTTTCCGGACTGA
- the accD gene encoding acetyl-CoA carboxylase, carboxyltransferase subunit beta — protein MSWLDRVRNALPFGAKRDTADNLWHKCRQCQQMVFVKEWEDNLNVCPRCDHHDRIGATERFAQLFDGGIHEMIAAPAAPEDPLKFRDTKKYVDRIKAARTQTGDRDAYQNAFGRISGQGVVIGVQDFAFMGGSMGVAVGEAFVAGVEDAIRRGVPYIAITAAGGARMQEGTLSLMQMPRATVALARLRRAGLPYIVLLTDPTTGGVTASYAMLGDIQISEPKALIGFAGQRVIENTIREKLPEGFQRAEYLLDHGMIDMVVHRKELPETLGRLIGYLAPEKAA, from the coding sequence ATGAGCTGGCTCGACCGCGTTCGCAACGCCCTGCCCTTCGGTGCCAAGCGCGACACCGCCGACAATCTCTGGCACAAATGCCGCCAGTGCCAGCAGATGGTGTTCGTCAAGGAATGGGAAGACAATCTCAACGTCTGCCCGCGCTGCGACCATCACGACCGCATCGGCGCGACCGAACGTTTCGCGCAGTTGTTCGACGGCGGAATTCACGAGATGATCGCTGCGCCTGCGGCGCCCGAGGATCCGCTGAAGTTTCGCGATACCAAGAAATATGTCGACCGCATCAAGGCCGCGCGGACGCAGACCGGCGACCGCGACGCCTACCAGAATGCGTTTGGCCGCATCTCGGGTCAGGGTGTGGTGATCGGCGTGCAGGACTTCGCCTTCATGGGCGGCTCGATGGGCGTCGCCGTGGGTGAGGCTTTCGTCGCAGGCGTCGAGGATGCGATCCGGCGCGGGGTTCCCTATATCGCGATCACTGCCGCGGGCGGAGCGCGCATGCAGGAAGGCACGCTGTCGCTGATGCAGATGCCCCGGGCCACCGTCGCGCTCGCGCGCCTGCGCCGCGCCGGCTTGCCCTATATCGTGCTGCTCACCGATCCGACGACCGGCGGCGTCACCGCCAGCTATGCGATGCTCGGCGACATCCAGATCAGCGAACCCAAGGCGCTGATCGGCTTCGCGGGCCAGCGCGTGATCGAGAATACGATCCGCGAAAAACTGCCCGAAGGCTTCCAGCGCGCCGAATATCTGCTCGATCACGGGATGATCGACATGGTCGTGCATCGCAAGGAATTGCCCGAAACATTGGGCCGTCTGATCGGTTATCTGGCGCCAGAGAAGGCGGCCTGA